One Malaclemys terrapin pileata isolate rMalTer1 chromosome 7, rMalTer1.hap1, whole genome shotgun sequence genomic region harbors:
- the RAB1B gene encoding ras-related protein Rab-1B isoform X1, whose amino-acid sequence MNPEYDYLFKLLLIGDSGVGKSCLLLRFADDTYTESYISTIGVDFKIRTIELDGKTIKLQIWDTAGQERFRTITSSYYRGAHGIIVVYDVTDQESYSNVKQWLQEIERYASENVNKLLVGNKCDLTTKKVVDYTTAKEFADSLGIPFLETSAKNATNVEQSFMTMAAEIKKRMGPGATTGGDRPNLRIDSTPVKPAGGGCC is encoded by the exons CGATTACCTGTTCAAGCTGCTGCTGATTGGAGACTCTGGTGTGGGGAAGTCCTGCCTCCTGCTGCGATTTGCT GATGACACCTACACAGAGAGCTACATCAGCACCATTGGGGTGGACTTCAAAATCCGGACCATCGAGCTGGACGGCAAAACCATCAAACTACAGATC TGGGATACTGCTGGTCAGGAGCGGTTCCGGACCATCACCTCCAGCTACTACAGGGGGGCACATGGCATCATTGTGGTGTATGATGTAACAGATCAG GAGTCCTACAGCAACGTGaagcagtggctgcaggagaTCGAGCGCTATGCCAGTGAGAACGTCAACAAGTTGCTGGTGGGCAACAAGTGCGACCTCACCACGAAGAAAGTGGTGGACTACACCACCGCCAAG GAATTTGCAGACTCCTTGGGCATTCCCTTCTTGGAGACCAGCGCCAAAAACGCCACCAACGTGGAGCAGTCATTCATGACCATGGCCGCTGAGATCAAGAAGCGCATGGGCCCCGGTGCCACCACTGGTGGGGACAGACCCAACCTCAGAATCGACAGCACTCCAGTCAAACCAGCGGGCGGAGGCTGCTGCTGA